Proteins from a genomic interval of Pseudomonas asplenii:
- the lptC gene encoding LPS export ABC transporter periplasmic protein LptC gives MLSKKIRNILLFGVIAALFGAVGYWNISPERFLEQTAAPVDNTAIDYYAINAHSIQYMPDGKIQYDMTGDKVEHLKVSDVTLVTKPDLQIYRGTAFPWHVQSERAEVNPDGTEVELIDSVRVARTDEKQRNVLITTTRMTVFPQKQYAQTEQAVRIDGPNGVTTGKGMKAYLEESRMHLLSNVRGQYESR, from the coding sequence ATGCTGAGCAAGAAGATTCGCAACATTCTGCTGTTTGGAGTCATTGCCGCCCTGTTCGGGGCCGTTGGCTACTGGAACATCAGCCCGGAACGTTTCCTGGAGCAGACCGCCGCCCCCGTGGACAACACCGCCATCGACTACTATGCGATCAACGCCCACAGCATTCAGTACATGCCCGACGGCAAGATTCAGTACGACATGACCGGCGACAAGGTCGAGCACCTCAAGGTGTCCGATGTCACTCTGGTGACCAAGCCGGACCTGCAGATCTACCGTGGCACCGCCTTCCCCTGGCATGTCCAGAGCGAACGCGCCGAGGTCAACCCGGACGGCACCGAAGTCGAGCTGATCGATTCGGTACGGGTCGCCCGCACCGACGAAAAACAGCGCAATGTGCTTATTACTACAACACGGATGACAGTATTCCCACAGAAGCAATATGCGCAGACCGAGCAAGCCGTTAGAATCGACGGCCCCAACGGCGTGACCACGGGCAAAGGCATGAAAGCCTATCTGGAAGAAAGCAGGATGCACCTGCTATCGAACGTAAGAGGACAGTATGAGTCTCGTTAA
- the lptB gene encoding LPS export ABC transporter ATP-binding protein — MATLKAQHLAKAYKSRQVVRDVSLSIESGQIVGLLGPNGAGKTTCFYMIVGLVQADQGRVLIDEQDVSHQPMHGRARAGIGYLPQEASIFRKLSVADNIMAILETRKELDKAARRQELESLLQEFHISHIRDNLGMSLSGGERRRVEIARALATAPKFILLDEPFAGVDPISVGDIKQIIHHLKAKGIGVLITDHNVRETLDICETAYIVNDGQLIAEGDSATILANELVKEVYLGHEFRL; from the coding sequence ATGGCAACTTTGAAAGCCCAGCATCTGGCCAAAGCCTACAAGAGTCGCCAGGTGGTGCGTGACGTCAGCCTGTCGATCGAAAGCGGCCAGATCGTCGGTCTGCTCGGCCCCAACGGTGCCGGCAAGACCACCTGCTTCTACATGATCGTCGGGCTGGTCCAGGCCGATCAGGGCCGCGTGCTGATCGACGAGCAGGACGTCAGCCACCAGCCGATGCACGGCCGCGCGCGCGCCGGGATCGGTTATCTGCCACAGGAAGCCTCGATCTTTCGCAAGCTGTCGGTGGCCGACAACATCATGGCAATCCTGGAAACACGCAAGGAACTCGACAAGGCCGCTCGCCGCCAGGAGCTGGAGAGCCTGCTGCAGGAGTTCCATATCAGCCACATCCGCGACAACCTCGGCATGAGCCTGTCCGGTGGTGAGCGGCGCCGCGTGGAAATCGCCCGCGCCCTGGCCACCGCGCCGAAGTTCATCCTGCTCGATGAGCCCTTCGCTGGCGTCGACCCGATTTCCGTGGGCGACATCAAGCAGATCATCCACCACCTCAAGGCCAAGGGCATCGGTGTACTGATCACCGACCACAACGTCCGCGAGACCCTGGATATCTGCGAAACCGCCTATATCGTCAACGATGGGCAGCTGATCGCCGAAGGCGATTCGGCCACTATCCTGGCCAACGAACTGGTCAAGGAAGTCTATCTGGGCCACGAGTTCCGCCTGTAA
- a CDS encoding MlaC/ttg2D family ABC transporter substrate-binding protein, which yields MISILRRSLLVLLAAMPLMGNALAAPTAHDLVQDTTNRMLADLTANREKYKQNPTEFYNSLNTIVGPVVDAEGISKSIMTVKYSRKATPEQMTRFQENFKRGLFQFYGNALLEYNNQGITVDAPKDESGDRTSVGMTVKGNNGAIYPVSYTLEKINGEWKLRNVIINGINIGKLFRDQFADAMQRNGNNLDKTIDGWAGEVEKAKAESEKNPQKASGGE from the coding sequence ATGATCTCTATTTTGCGCCGTAGTCTGTTGGTGCTGCTCGCGGCGATGCCGCTGATGGGCAATGCGCTGGCCGCTCCTACTGCCCACGATCTAGTGCAGGACACCACCAACCGGATGCTCGCCGACCTGACGGCGAACCGGGAGAAGTACAAGCAGAATCCGACGGAGTTCTACAATTCGCTCAATACCATCGTCGGTCCGGTGGTGGATGCAGAAGGCATTTCCAAAAGCATCATGACCGTCAAGTACTCGCGCAAGGCCACGCCCGAGCAGATGACCCGCTTCCAGGAAAACTTCAAGCGCGGCCTGTTCCAGTTCTACGGCAACGCACTGCTGGAGTACAACAACCAGGGCATCACCGTCGATGCGCCGAAGGATGAGTCGGGCGACCGCACCAGCGTCGGCATGACCGTCAAGGGCAATAACGGCGCGATCTATCCGGTTTCCTACACCCTTGAGAAAATCAACGGTGAATGGAAACTGCGTAACGTGATCATCAACGGCATCAACATCGGCAAGCTGTTCCGTGACCAGTTCGCCGATGCGATGCAACGCAACGGCAACAACCTGGACAAGACCATCGACGGTTGGGCGGGCGAAGTGGAGAAGGCCAAGGCCGAGTCCGAGAAAAACCCGCAGAAGGCCAGTGGCGGTGAGTGA
- the lptA gene encoding lipopolysaccharide transport periplasmic protein LptA yields MSLVKTLPILLSLGAALGSVSAWALPNDSEQPIRVQADDAQLDDKQGIATYKGDVIITQGSMIVKGNTVTLTRTKDGAIDVVTSVGNLAYFEQKQKATDPQPVKGYGKTIQYHAQQNRIVLIDQAKVINEGNTTEGEKIVYDTVKQVATAGRANGTPITTPRQRIDMVIQPKKKTDEQKAQ; encoded by the coding sequence ATGAGTCTCGTTAAAACCCTCCCTATTTTGCTCAGCCTGGGCGCAGCACTGGGAAGCGTGAGCGCCTGGGCTCTGCCGAACGACAGCGAGCAGCCCATCCGCGTTCAAGCTGACGATGCTCAACTGGATGACAAACAAGGCATCGCCACCTACAAGGGCGACGTCATCATCACTCAAGGTTCGATGATCGTTAAGGGCAACACCGTGACGCTCACCCGGACCAAGGACGGCGCCATCGACGTGGTGACCTCCGTGGGCAACCTGGCCTACTTCGAACAGAAGCAGAAAGCCACCGACCCACAGCCGGTCAAGGGTTATGGCAAGACCATCCAGTACCACGCCCAGCAGAACCGCATCGTCCTGATCGACCAGGCCAAGGTGATCAACGAAGGCAACACCACCGAAGGCGAGAAGATCGTCTATGACACGGTGAAACAGGTGGCGACCGCCGGTCGTGCCAACGGCACTCCGATCACCACGCCGCGCCAGCGCATCGACATGGTGATCCAGCCGAAAAAGAAAACCGACGAGCAAAAGGCCCAGTAA
- the mlaE gene encoding lipid asymmetry maintenance ABC transporter permease subunit MlaE, whose translation MRKHSLIERIRLFGRSGIDVLAVLGRSTLFLFHVLFGRGGIGGGFGLLVKQLHAVGVMSLVIIVVSGIFIGMVLALQGFNILSSYGSEQAVGQMVALTLLRELGPVVTALLFAGRAGSALTAEIGNMKSTEQLSSLEMIGVDPLKYIVAPRLWAGFISLPLLAVIFSVVGIWGGSWVAVDWLGVYDGSYWANMQNSVTFNGDVLKGVIKSIAFAFVVTWIAVFQGYDCEPTSEGISRATTKTVVYASLAVLGLDFILTALMFGDF comes from the coding sequence ATGCGCAAGCATTCATTGATCGAGAGAATTCGTCTGTTCGGGCGTTCGGGCATCGACGTGCTCGCGGTGCTCGGGCGTTCGACGCTGTTTCTGTTTCACGTACTGTTCGGCCGCGGCGGCATCGGCGGTGGCTTCGGCCTGCTGGTCAAGCAATTGCATGCCGTGGGGGTGATGTCGCTGGTGATCATCGTCGTCTCCGGGATCTTCATCGGCATGGTGCTGGCGCTGCAGGGGTTCAATATTCTTTCCAGCTATGGTTCCGAGCAGGCTGTGGGGCAGATGGTTGCCCTGACGTTGCTGCGTGAGCTGGGCCCGGTGGTGACCGCCTTGCTGTTCGCCGGGCGTGCCGGTTCGGCGTTGACTGCGGAAATCGGCAACATGAAGTCCACCGAGCAGCTTTCCAGCCTGGAGATGATCGGTGTCGACCCGCTCAAGTATATTGTTGCGCCACGATTGTGGGCCGGCTTCATTTCCCTGCCGCTGCTGGCGGTGATCTTCAGTGTGGTCGGTATCTGGGGTGGTTCGTGGGTCGCGGTCGACTGGCTGGGCGTCTACGACGGCTCGTACTGGGCCAACATGCAGAACAGCGTGACCTTCAATGGTGATGTACTGAAGGGTGTTATCAAGAGCATCGCGTTCGCCTTCGTGGTGACCTGGATTGCCGTTTTTCAAGGTTATGACTGTGAGCCCACTTCGGAAGGGATCAGTCGTGCCACCACCAAGACCGTGGTTTATGCCTCACTGGCAGTCCTCGGCCTGGACTTTATTCTGACCGCCTTGATGTTTGGAGATTTCTGA
- a CDS encoding ATP-binding cassette domain-containing protein, which produces MSADNAYAVELKGVTFKRGARSIFNNVDIRIPRGKVTGIMGPSGCGKTTLLRLMGAQLRPSSGEVWVNGQNLPALSRGALFDARKHMGVLFQSGALFTDLDVFENVAFPLRVHTELPEEMIRDIVLLKLQAVGLRGAVDLMPDELSGGMKRRVALARAIALDPQILMYDEPFVGQDPIAMGVLVRLIRLLNDALGITSIVVSHDLAETASIADYLYVVGDGQVLGQGTPEELMNADNPRIRQFMTGNPDGPVPFHYPAPDYRADLLGKR; this is translated from the coding sequence ATGAGCGCCGATAACGCCTACGCGGTCGAGCTGAAGGGTGTCACCTTCAAGCGCGGCGCGCGCAGCATTTTCAACAATGTCGATATTCGTATTCCGCGCGGCAAGGTCACCGGCATCATGGGGCCCTCCGGGTGTGGCAAGACGACCCTGTTGCGGCTGATGGGAGCCCAGTTGCGCCCCAGCAGTGGCGAAGTCTGGGTCAATGGTCAGAACCTGCCGGCGCTATCGCGCGGCGCCCTGTTCGACGCACGCAAGCACATGGGCGTGCTGTTCCAGAGTGGCGCGTTGTTCACCGACCTGGATGTCTTCGAGAACGTTGCCTTTCCGCTGCGGGTACACACCGAGCTGCCGGAAGAGATGATTCGCGACATCGTCCTGCTGAAGCTGCAGGCCGTTGGCCTGCGCGGTGCGGTCGACCTGATGCCCGACGAACTTTCCGGTGGCATGAAACGGCGCGTGGCCCTGGCACGGGCGATTGCGCTGGATCCGCAGATTCTCATGTATGACGAACCGTTCGTCGGTCAGGACCCGATCGCCATGGGTGTGCTGGTGCGCCTGATCCGCCTGCTCAATGATGCACTGGGTATCACCAGCATCGTCGTCTCCCATGACCTGGCGGAAACCGCGAGCATCGCCGATTACCTCTATGTGGTGGGTGATGGGCAGGTGCTGGGGCAGGGCACGCCCGAAGAGTTGATGAATGCCGATAATCCGCGCATTCGCCAGTTCATGACCGGCAATCCGGATGGTCCGGTGCCGTTTCATTACCCGGCGCCGGATTACCGCGCAGATCTGTTGGGGAAGCGCTGA
- a CDS encoding BolA family protein, with the protein MQATEVKSFLEGKLPGTQVEVEGQGCNFQLNVISDELAALSPVKRQQSIYAHLNPWIADGSIHAVTMKFFSSAAWAERT; encoded by the coding sequence ATGCAGGCCACCGAAGTAAAGAGCTTCCTTGAAGGAAAGCTGCCAGGAACTCAGGTTGAAGTTGAGGGCCAAGGCTGCAACTTCCAGTTGAATGTGATCAGCGACGAACTGGCAGCCTTGAGCCCGGTGAAGCGTCAGCAAAGCATCTATGCCCATTTGAACCCATGGATTGCCGATGGCAGCATCCATGCGGTCACCATGAAATTTTTCAGCAGCGCGGCCTGGGCCGAGCGCACCTGA
- the murA gene encoding UDP-N-acetylglucosamine 1-carboxyvinyltransferase — MDKLIITGGVRLDGEIRISGAKNSALPILAATLLCDGPVTVANLPHLHDITTMIELFGRMGIEPVIDEKLSVEIDPRTIKTLVAPYELVKTMRASILVLGPMVARFGEAEVALPGGCAIGSRPVDLHIRGLEAMGAVIDVEGGYIKAKAPEGGLRGANFFFDTVSVTGTENIMMAAALARGRSVLQNAAREPEVVDLANFLNAMGAKISGAGSDTITIDGVERLHSAHYKVMPDRIETGTYLVAAAVTGGRVKVKDTDPTILEAVLEKLKESGASVTTGEDWIELDMHGKRPKAVNVRTAPYPAFPTDMQAQFISLNAIAEGTGAVIETIFENRFMHVYELHRMGAKIQVEGNTAIVTGTEILKGAPVMATDLRASASLVISALAAEGDTLIDRIYHIDRGYECIEEKLQMLGAKIRRVPG; from the coding sequence ATGGATAAACTGATTATTACTGGCGGCGTTCGTCTTGATGGCGAAATCCGCATCTCCGGGGCAAAAAACTCCGCCCTGCCGATTCTGGCGGCCACCTTGCTGTGCGATGGCCCGGTCACCGTGGCCAACCTGCCGCACCTGCACGACATCACCACCATGATCGAGTTGTTCGGGCGCATGGGCATCGAGCCTGTGATCGACGAAAAACTCTCCGTGGAAATCGACCCGCGCACCATCAAGACCCTGGTGGCGCCGTACGAGCTGGTGAAAACCATGCGTGCGTCGATCCTGGTGCTGGGCCCGATGGTTGCCCGTTTCGGTGAGGCCGAAGTGGCCCTGCCGGGTGGCTGCGCCATCGGTTCGCGTCCGGTCGACCTGCACATTCGTGGTCTCGAAGCCATGGGTGCGGTGATCGATGTCGAGGGCGGCTACATCAAGGCCAAGGCACCGGAAGGCGGCCTGCGTGGCGCCAACTTCTTCTTCGATACCGTCTCCGTGACCGGTACCGAGAACATCATGATGGCCGCAGCCCTGGCCCGTGGTCGCAGCGTGCTGCAGAACGCCGCGCGCGAGCCGGAAGTGGTCGACCTGGCGAACTTCCTCAACGCCATGGGCGCGAAGATCTCCGGTGCCGGTTCCGACACCATCACCATCGACGGTGTCGAACGCCTGCATTCGGCCCACTACAAGGTCATGCCTGACCGTATCGAGACCGGCACCTACCTGGTGGCCGCTGCCGTCACTGGCGGTCGGGTCAAGGTCAAGGATACCGATCCGACCATTCTCGAAGCGGTACTGGAAAAGCTCAAGGAGTCCGGCGCGTCCGTGACCACCGGCGAAGACTGGATCGAACTGGACATGCACGGCAAGCGGCCCAAGGCGGTCAACGTGCGTACTGCGCCGTACCCGGCGTTCCCGACCGACATGCAGGCCCAGTTCATCTCCCTCAACGCGATTGCCGAAGGCACTGGAGCGGTGATCGAGACCATCTTCGAAAACCGCTTCATGCACGTGTACGAGTTGCATCGCATGGGCGCCAAGATCCAGGTCGAAGGTAACACCGCGATCGTCACCGGCACCGAGATCCTCAAGGGCGCTCCGGTCATGGCCACCGACCTGCGGGCCTCGGCCAGTCTGGTGATTTCGGCGCTGGCCGCCGAAGGCGACACGCTGATCGACCGGATCTACCATATCGACCGTGGGTATGAGTGCATCGAAGAGAAGCTGCAGATGCTCGGTGCCAAGATCCGTCGCGTTCCGGGCTAG
- a CDS encoding KpsF/GutQ family sugar-phosphate isomerase, with the protein MSQSSDLIQSAQRTIRLEVEAVEGLLTHIDADFVRACEMILASKGRVVVLGMGKSGHIGNKIAATLASTGTPAFFVHPAEASHGDMGMITRDDVILALSNSGSTSEIVTLLPLIKRLGIQLISLTGNPESPLAKAAEVNLNARIEHEACPLNLAPTSSTTAALVMGDALAVALLEARGFTAEDFAFSHPGGALGRRLLLKVEHVMHAGDELPQVLRGTLLKNALMEMTRKGLGMTVVVEADGRLAGIFTDGDLRRTLDRTIDIHSALIEDVMTPHGKTARAEMLAAEALKIMEDHKISALVVVDDEDRPVGALNMHDLLRAGVI; encoded by the coding sequence ATGAGCCAATCCAGCGACCTGATTCAATCGGCACAACGCACCATCCGCCTCGAAGTAGAAGCCGTAGAAGGCTTGTTGACCCATATCGACGCAGATTTCGTACGCGCTTGCGAGATGATTCTGGCCAGCAAGGGCCGCGTGGTCGTGCTCGGCATGGGCAAGTCCGGGCACATTGGCAACAAGATTGCCGCAACCCTGGCAAGCACCGGCACCCCGGCCTTCTTCGTCCACCCGGCGGAAGCCAGCCATGGCGACATGGGCATGATTACCCGGGACGACGTCATCCTGGCCCTGTCGAACTCCGGTTCGACCTCGGAAATAGTCACCCTGCTGCCGCTGATCAAGCGCCTGGGCATCCAGTTGATCAGCCTGACCGGCAACCCCGAGTCGCCGCTGGCCAAGGCCGCCGAGGTCAACCTCAACGCACGCATCGAGCATGAAGCCTGCCCGCTGAACCTGGCCCCGACGTCGTCGACCACCGCGGCACTGGTGATGGGCGACGCCCTCGCCGTTGCCCTGCTCGAAGCACGCGGTTTCACTGCGGAAGATTTCGCCTTTTCCCACCCAGGCGGTGCCCTGGGGCGGCGCCTGCTGCTGAAAGTGGAGCACGTCATGCACGCCGGCGACGAGTTGCCACAGGTGCTGCGCGGCACACTGTTGAAAAACGCGCTGATGGAAATGACTCGCAAGGGCCTGGGCATGACCGTGGTCGTGGAAGCCGACGGCCGTCTCGCCGGAATCTTCACCGATGGCGATCTGCGCCGCACCCTGGATCGCACCATCGATATCCACAGCGCCCTGATCGAAGACGTCATGACCCCTCACGGCAAGACCGCACGGGCCGAGATGCTCGCCGCCGAGGCCCTGAAGATCATGGAAGACCATAAAATCAGCGCACTGGTGGTGGTCGATGACGAGGATCGCCCCGTCGGCGCCTTGAACATGCACGACCTGCTGCGCGCCGGAGTCATCTGA
- a CDS encoding STAS domain-containing protein, with the protein MSEASVRLGEAGELHLAGVLDYSTGAALRKQGQALIKSSSATALVVDCSSVEKSSSVGLALLLAFMRDAAQLGKSFSIRGMSREMREIAEVSELTELLGVQ; encoded by the coding sequence GTGAGTGAGGCCAGCGTTCGCCTGGGCGAAGCAGGTGAGCTGCACCTGGCCGGCGTGCTCGACTACAGCACGGGCGCGGCCTTGCGCAAGCAGGGCCAGGCGCTGATCAAGTCAAGCAGCGCGACGGCCCTGGTGGTTGATTGTTCGTCGGTGGAGAAATCCAGCAGCGTCGGCCTGGCCCTGCTGCTGGCGTTCATGCGCGATGCGGCGCAGCTCGGCAAATCCTTCAGCATTCGTGGCATGTCCCGGGAAATGCGCGAAATCGCCGAAGTTTCCGAGCTGACGGAGCTGTTGGGCGTGCAGTGA
- the mlaD gene encoding outer membrane lipid asymmetry maintenance protein MlaD — MQNRTLEIGVGLFLLAGILALLLLALRVSGLSPTANTETYKLYAYFDNIAGLTVRAKVTMAGVTIGKVTAIDLDRDHFTGRVTMQIEKNVNNLPTDSTASILTAGLLGEKYIGISVGGDDALLKDGGTIHDTQSSLVLEDLIGKFLLNTVNKDAK, encoded by the coding sequence ATGCAAAACCGCACCCTGGAAATCGGTGTCGGCCTTTTCTTGCTGGCTGGCATCCTGGCTTTGCTGTTGCTGGCGTTGCGGGTCAGTGGACTGTCCCCGACGGCGAATACCGAAACCTATAAACTTTACGCCTACTTCGACAATATCGCCGGTTTGACTGTCAGAGCCAAGGTGACCATGGCCGGTGTGACCATCGGCAAGGTCACTGCGATCGATCTTGACCGCGACCACTTCACTGGCCGGGTGACCATGCAAATCGAGAAAAACGTGAACAACCTGCCGACCGACTCGACTGCGTCGATTCTCACGGCGGGACTGCTCGGTGAGAAGTACATCGGTATCAGCGTCGGTGGCGACGACGCGTTGCTCAAGGATGGCGGGACCATTCATGACACCCAGTCGTCGCTGGTGCTGGAAGACCTGATCGGTAAATTCCTGCTCAACACCGTTAACAAAGACGCCAAATGA
- a CDS encoding KdsC family phosphatase: MSTDLLQRGKNIKLAVFDVDGVLTDGRLYFLEDGSEFKSFSTLDGQGIKMLMAAGVQTAIISGRKTVLVERRAKNLGIPHVFQGREDKLVVLDALLAQLGLSYEQVAYLGDDLPDLPVIRRVGLGMAVANAASFVREHAHGVTQARGGEGAAREFCELILRAQDSLEAAHAAYL; the protein is encoded by the coding sequence ATGAGCACTGATCTGCTGCAACGCGGTAAGAACATCAAGCTGGCAGTCTTCGACGTCGACGGCGTATTGACCGACGGTCGCCTGTATTTCCTCGAGGATGGCAGCGAATTCAAATCGTTCAGCACACTGGACGGCCAGGGCATCAAGATGCTGATGGCGGCGGGTGTACAAACCGCTATCATCAGCGGCCGAAAGACCGTACTGGTCGAACGCCGAGCCAAAAACCTGGGAATCCCTCACGTATTCCAGGGCCGTGAAGATAAACTGGTGGTGCTCGACGCCCTGCTCGCTCAACTGGGCCTAAGCTATGAGCAGGTGGCCTACCTGGGCGACGACCTGCCCGACCTGCCGGTGATCCGTCGCGTCGGCCTGGGCATGGCCGTGGCCAATGCCGCAAGCTTCGTCCGCGAACACGCCCATGGCGTCACCCAGGCCCGCGGTGGCGAAGGTGCCGCCCGCGAGTTCTGCGAGCTGATCCTGCGCGCCCAAGACAGCCTCGAAGCGGCCCACGCCGCCTACCTGTAG